CTCCACCACCATGGCCTTGTCCACCGCCTTGCACATGTCGTACAGCGCCAGCGCCGCCACCGCGCAGCCCGTCAGCGCCTCCATCTCCACGCCGgtgcgcgcgcgcgccgcgcacTCGCACGCCACGCGCACGCGGCCGCCGCCGTCGCCGCGCGGCAGCTCCAGGCGCACGCGCGCGTGCTCCAGCGGCAGCGGGTGGCACAGCGGCAGCAGGTCGGCCGCGCGCTTGGCGCCCGCCAGCCCCGCCACCTGCGCCACGGTCAGCGCGTCGCCCTTGGGCAGGCGCGCGGCGCGCAGCAGGCGCACGACGCGCGCCGACACGCGCACGAAGCACTCCGCCTCGGCCGAGCGCCGCGTCGCCGGCTTGTCGCCCACGTCCACCATGCGCGCCTGCCCCTCGGCGTCCACGTGCGTGAGCGCGGCGCGCGAGCACAGGCCGCGTGCGAACACGCGCTGCGGCGCCGCTGTGAACGTGCACGGGTATAGCGCCTAGCCGCCGATCAGAATCATCGGCCGGTTCTTGGAGCGGGCGAGATTCTGCATGCCTACAACAGCGCCCACACGATGCGACTTGGGTTGACGAAACACATATCATAAGGAGTGTATAGAGTTCTTTGCGGTTGCGTCGATTCTAATAGGAGTAGCAGTCCGTTCGCGACTACAATAAACCGCGACTTGATTCGTCTTTTGCAAATAGGACACACAATGATGTAATAGTTGACGTAGACTCGACTGAATATCTCGACTATCGACGCACGTGAATGTGTGTCCGTTATCACTGACGAGTCTGCCAGGTGCACCACACCTTACAAGATCCTACATCTGATTGACCGCAAGTAAAGAAACCTTAACAAATAAACAAGAAACGTATTCACAGCGCGGCGTTCGAAGTACTAGATCACGATGTCgtttacgtggatttaggtttaaaaatcccatgggaactctgattttccaggataaagacACATTTCCTTGTTTAGTAGGATTGTCACCTTTAGGACATCTTTCTTATCGAAATGATGGCGAGGTATAAACTTCACAAGTTCAGGAAGACGCAGCGAACTATAAACGACCTGCAAGTGAGGGTGAGATGTACTGTGTACTGACCGGCGTGCTGCTTGTGCTTGCGCCGCAGCGCGCCGCGCACCAGCTCGACGAGCTCGCCCGTGTCCGCGCCGCCGCGCAGCGCGTCGCGCATGTTCGTCTCCGCCGCACCGAACAGGCACACCTAGGACGATTGACAAAACTGCCAAAATtatcctatattttattttattttattggtttgccaacagatagtacacataatattataaaataacaattacaattcacagagaaaataatatattcgatcgcattttcttttaaaattaaaacggaCATTCTGAATTCGCCTGGATTTTTCCAATcgacttataaaataaaattaaaaataataaatacttcaTTTGTATCGTGTAAAGTGTAAAGCATTGTGTGAGCAGCTTGCCGACGAGCGAACCGTCGCGTTTGTTGACACAAGTGGTGTGTGCGGTGTCGGAGGAGGAGGAGGGGGAGGAGGGAAGCTGACCTTGAGGTTCCCGTCGGCCGTGAGGCGCAGGCGGTTGCACGAGCCGCAGAACGGCACGCTCATGGACGAGATGAAGCCGACGCGCCCGCGGTAGCCCGGCACCTGCCACATCTGCACACCCGACACCCGTCACTTGCACTACTCCGCCaaatactacctactacctactacctatgttATCGTAACACTTGCAAAATATCGAACTGCAAATTTATTCGAGCCTCCAAATtccataattttaaaatatttactctCTAAAAGAAAAATACGATGATACATAATATACCAATTATATTTAGATTGGAAGAGCTTCCGTTGCCATCGTAATTGTTGGAAAAGTTTccgacgattacgataacgtgATCGTCGCCCATTCGTCCCGGGGGAGCACAACAATGGAGCTGCGGCTCACCGTGGCGGTCCTGCAGGGCGCCGGCGCGGCCGCGCGCAGCTGCGGGTGGCGGCGCCGCACCGCGTCCAGCGCCGCGCGCTCCGACACCATGCGCGAGTCCCGCCACTCGTTGCCCGCGAACGGCATGAACTCGATGAACCTGCAACACGCGCGCTCTACAACACGGCACCCCGCCTCCCCCCGCCGCCCGTCCGCCGCGGCGGCTACGTACCTCACGTCGACTTCCCGGTCCTTCGTCAGTTCCACGAAGTCGCAGATCTCGTCGTCGTTGAATCCTGCAAAACAGTATGCCTTAGCAGTTAGCCGCTGTGCCACATCGACGTCCGACGAAGCGACGCCCGTTTCCGATTCGCGGTACACGTACCTTTCATGAGGACTGTGTTAATTTTGACGGAAGGCAAGCCGAGCTGCAGCGCGAGGTCCAAGCTCGCCAGCACGTGCGACAGCCCCTGCCGACAAACACGCAGCCGTTACACCCCCGCGCCGTACGCCACAGCCCACATGACCACCCGTGCGATGCTCTCCGACACTCAAGCTTCGAGTGATCGATTACATTTACAACAGACTGTGGCTGTGTCTGTGTGTGACTTTGTACATTTGGAATACTGAATTTCATAAATTGAACATCAGCGACACTAGTGATTGCATTCCATTGTCCGTTAAAACTGATTGAGCAATGCCACACCTAAGAAAAATCCTGGTTATTATCACGAAGTTGTAATACCAGTACAGAAATAATTTAAGTGCCGAAAACGATGTTTAAGATGAATTATTTATattggcatcatcatcatcatcatcattaacaaccgagtcgtccactgctggatatagagTTGTAGGAACTTCTACACGGCACGGATTTGCgcggcctgaatccagcggctccctacgacatGTCCGATGTCATACCCTGTAATGGGGAAGATTTATATTGCGAAATCACCAATTGCAAGCACTTCGCTAGTCATCGAGTGTGTACGTGTGTAGTGTGGGCGCTCACCGGTCGGCGCGCCATGCGCTCGAACCGCTCGGCGCGCAGCGAGTCGAGCGACAGGTTGAGCGCGGAGAGGCCGGCGCGCTGCAGCGCGGGCAGGCGCCGCGTCAGCGCCAGCCCGTTGCTCGTCATCGCCACCGTGTGCACTCCGCGCAGCTCGCTCAGGCCCTCTGTGCGCAGAACGTACACGTCGTGAGTGTGGGGAGAGTGTTACGCACGCACGCATGGTGGGCTCGCCGCCCGTGAGGCGCAGCTTGCGCACGCCGAGCGCGCGCTCAGCCGCTGCCCGGCTGTGACGTGAGTGTGGTGGTGTGGGCCACGTGTGGGGAGAGTGTTACGCACGCACGACGTCGAGCAGGTCGGCGCGCAAGGTGGGCTCGCCGCCCGTGAGGCGCAGCTTGCGCACGCCGAGCGCGGCGAACACGCGCGCCAGCCGCAGCAGCTCGTCGCGCGACAGCAGCGCCGAGCGCGCGCTCAGCGGCACGCCCTCGGCCGGCATGCAGTACTGACCTGCACACGACACCGGTCTCACTCACACACACGTATGGGTGCCGCACCACCTAATTACATGCTTCATTTCTTTTctcaaattaacaaaaaaccacACTGAGTCACTCCTGTGATGTCTGtcctattttgaaatttttactatttgttgttatagcagcaatagaaaaacaaattctgtgaaaattttaactgtattgcggttcacaagatacatcccgctgacagacagatggatggacggacggacggacggacgtacgGACAGAAGGCGgacgcttagtaatagggtccaatTGACACcctttgagtacggaaccctgaaaataatgAGAATGGAATTTATAAGCTAAATGAAACATGAAACGGAAATGATTAAACTTCCTCTCAGACTTAGACAGGTTAATTATTGGGTTTCACCATCCTTTGCCTTGCATCATTAACAATAATTGccacaattaaattttctcTCAGACTTAGACAGGTTAATTATTGGGTTTCACCATCCTCTGCCTTGTATCATTAACAATAATTGCCACAATTAAACTTCCTCTCAGACATTATTGGGTTTCACCATCCTCTGCCTTGCATCATTAACAATAATTGCCACAATTAAATGGTGTCAGTGATTAGAAGAATAGGTAATAGAAAgtggcatttatttttaaatggaaaaTAGCAGAAATACAATTGTTAAATACTTAGGGGCAAACAATAGACAATTTAGTGGGCATAAACTTATGAAAATATTGGTACGAGAGTCAGAGATTTCTGGGCGTGCTGACAATtacaaaaacttaaattttttctGGAAGCCAATATTTTATGTGATTTTCAAATTAGGAAATGAATGGCATTATTTTAGCTTATTTTATTTCGCAACACCACACTATTGACTAAGCACACGACAGAACGTCACGCCCGGACTATCATGATATCTGAGACTGGCAGAAGCTATTTGCTACTTACATCTTAAATTACATCGCTCAGTAAGAGAAATGCGAAGATAGTCATGTTTGCGACCGTGCAGGTCCACGAGAGGATCCAGGGGGCTCTCCAGCGCAGCGGCCGGCGCCTGCACCTGCGGAGCACCGGCACATGACTCCAGACCGAGGAGCAACGCTCATCATATGTACccttatgtaggtatgtactttaACTCTCACCATTATTATACAAGTACCATCATAACTTCATCACGTCTGTGGACATCTGTCGACCTTGAgtcaaatttaacaaataagTCAGTAAAATGATGTTTGATACATGATTATTAACttattaagaactagctgatgcccgcgacttcgtccgcgtggattaaggtttttaaaaatcccgtgggatcgctttgatttttcgggataaaaagtagcctatgtccttccccaggatgcaatctatcgctgtaccaaatttcgccaaaattggttgaacagatgggccgtgaaaggctagcagacagacagacagacagacagagacacactttcgcatttataatattagtatggattagaaatGAAAACGATAATTATACTTACATTATTACTGTGTGCCTGGCGCTCCGAGGCCGCCAGTACGCTCCACGCGCCTCCGCTTCGCCGAGACGTCGCTCCGCGTAGCAAGTGGCGCAGACTGCTGCAGCACGACATCCTGTAAGCTCACGCCGCGACTAAATATTGACCCTCtgacaaataaacctggaatagcggtggaatagttatactctgttttgtctttctctgtcatcagtaatttgacatttgaaggaaaaagacaaaacagagtataactattccaccgctattccaggtttatttgttagagggtgaGAGTTTAGTGTCTCCTAAGATCTACCCAAAGATTACATTTTATTGCTTATTTCACCTTTAAATTTGAACAAATTGATACGTACACAGTACACAGTACACTGAACACGTAGCaactataatacctactttactttgcaattattatttaacttgtGTGCACAGTAGGTAGTTTACTTTACGAATGTGTTTCCactattaaataggtacctcgTATATTTCCAATTTAGCACAGTAATACGTGGCAATCAGTAATTATTAGTATCACAGTATGCTTAGCTATTAGTAAGGTTCTTGTTAAATAAGTTAATAACTTTTATGTATAAAACAAGCCACatccaaataaaataagatataaCTTAAAAGATTTATATGTAATGAACTTCTTGTTGACTagttgattgcgatcgtgatattgtcattgtagctgtcattctcgcGCAGATTCACATTTCATACCAACCCTACCCCTACCTACTATAATCAAAagaatcaaagaatttctaagtacctacttacagtcaTAGTCAACGTCTTGTAAGTTGGTGTCACAGAATCTGCgcgagaatgacagctacaatagcaaattcacgatcgcaatcaactctgattggataacgctcgctcactattggctacaatgcattgttgcaacaagaatcgcacatattcagccaatcagaacaattgagattgtaacaatgattgatgcagcttttagACAATCGCTGAATCGCCCTATGATCACTAGTCACAACCACAGAGCACTATTACTGTCAcaaccatcgacataggaggtaatcGAGGTAAATTGAGGTAATAACATTCTTTGGTCACAagtcacaactcacaagtgCTCACAAGTCACAGAACAATACAGTGCAACCATGTgcaacaaggctatcttggcgcgtggcaaaagtCGAACTAGCGTTGCCGTCCAGGCCGTCGATATGCGTCAGGTTTTTTCATCCGGTCCGGTTCAGGTCATCTGAAGGCACTCGATACACGTCCGATTCTTCCGTCAGGTTTTTAGTCGTTCCCGAGCTATTATTGTCGTGCCGCCTCTTTATTTATGCCTAACTAGCCTCGACTTGCAATGCCTCGGTTATGGGTTGAAATGAGACTTGAGAGACGTCACGAAGttatttgtgaatgtttgattatgcacgtgctagattagcctcagaagtatagagacaatagagtcaggaatcaacctactgagagtctagaccttagttcgttatcaataagctagggcgtggttgtaggtaggagacaaaataaaagattgtataaggaaataaactgttttattcagggaaaaactccctccaaatcaaagtttatctttaccattacttattgctttatcattaaataatttattatttcctttaagaaaaatctaccgccagttcgtaaaaagcatattatctaccgagagaaagaactggcaagaaaaaactcggtggtgtctattttgaaataccaattacacatttgaacaatacataaatcaacatacatagtacaacgaaagaaatataaaatcaacaatattcgtacctgtaggtatgtcacagcttcttcttaaaaataggaaaattaatcatctctaccgtcaaagcagagccatttataggctgggattaactcccaccctctgtataaaaatatagtgataccatgtaaagattaaattcaatagagtcaatagagtttaaactctactaaatttatatacttcaatttctacattatactctatttaaatctacaattactttatttctaaaatataataaaatcataattaaGTTTCATGAGTTTcgccatgtaagtaccatagatttgccatttataatctgttaattgttctgtcacgtctgtagtattttttctatcattttgacgtgcctctgtttacaaataaaatgtctatggtttagaattaattcttaagcaaaatctaaagagtttagtagcaatttcaagaaataaatagcaactctaaccatttatcttatacacgCACTCACCCGTGCTCGACGCGCAGTCTACTCGTCCGCGTCCGTGTGACACCACAATGATGCTCATTTTCCATGGCACGAAAGCAACCGAAGGAGAAGTTGTCTTCCTCCCCCGTTGCGTCGGATAGAATTCATTGTCTCGCACTTTGTAATACAAATAGAACGGACAGGTCTCGTCCAAACGAACCTGTGCGAACGCCTGTGGCAAGTAAATGCacagtaaatgtattctgtggccTGTGGCTGGTCTACGGTCTACCAATGAATGCTCCAAAGTGTTGACAAAGACGCCGAAGAAGTCGTTGTTTTTAACAAAGAATTTGGATGaattttatttctggtcggtgtgtACTACTAAAAGACTACTAAAGTCCATTTGAATGGCGAATGCATTTATTGTAAACAAAACATACCTGACACGACATTTCAGTTTTGCTAACAATATTTCACTGTTTCCCGTCACAAATCACTCACAAACGTCTTATTTCCTGAAGCACAAGTGAATGATAAGAATGAGTTTAGTCGATTGTAAAATCGGAAGTCGTATTTATTAACGGTCGTAGGATCTGTGTATTACGGCAAATGGGAACCAGTTAAACGATGCGTGACTGCGAATGATCTGACTATTCGAATCATTTACAACTACTAATGTACCTATTCGAATCGAATATTACTTTTATACTAATGCTCATAATCGAATGACAACTAACTAATAATGAGTATTTTAATTACTAATCACGTTTCGACTGCATTGTTCGGCACGACCCGGAATCGTAAGAATATATTCATTCAATCGTTCATTCTCAACTTTTGTGCTAATGTTTCCCATCACTATAGGTATAGTGACAAATGTACCTAATCACGTGCTGATGCCATATTTGTTTACCTTAAGTTTCACCGCTATTCAAATGGACTGTACGTAGTTTTAAGCGTCTATCTCTGAGTTTTCCGGTCTCTCATTCttgatgttttaatttaatgatgaTACGGGGCCTCAGAGTATCTTCTATGATGTAAAATCACTTGGTTTGTCAAATtcagtacctaatacctacctatatatctCAAATTGTCATTTAAATGTCaatcaattaggtacctatataagtgGCAAaggaaaacaaataaacaattattgaaaactcagtgtgaaaactttaaaattattagtatCCTATTAATTAGTTAATAAGTGGATAAATTATCTTTGCTAGTAATCTGTGATTAGGAACGAAGTTGTAAAGTTTGGTATAATAACAAAGATTGtaaagtacctaactacctacggCTACTATATTTTCGAAAGTTGTAACTAAAAGTACCTAAACTGATAGCGAATGAAGACAAATGGCCCTGTTTCCAGCGTATTCCTCGTCTAGACAAGATATCGAACATGTCGCGGAAGAGTTGTGTAAGTGTGCTTCTATcacgagtggcgagtggcgagtggcgagtggcaaGTGGCGAGCCGGGGTGCTCGCAGCCCGTGGCCGCTGACCGGGCGCTGTGTGTTGCAGCGAGCGAGCAGTCGGACGCGTcgccggcgcgcggcgcggagGCGCAGCTGCTGGCCAGCGACGACGACGACGCCGAGCCGGCGCGCAAGCTGCGGCGCGCCGCGTCGCCCGCCGACTTCTACCTGGACCGCCGGCTCGACCGCGGCAACCTGCGCGTCTCCACGCTCTACTACCCCGGCCGGCCCGAGTGAGTACCAGTACCGAGGTGAGACAGGCCTGCCGATGTGCTCACAGTTCCCAGTAGATAACAAGAGTGAGACAGGCCTGCCGATGTGCTCACAGTTCCCAGTAGATAACAAGAGTGAGACAGGCCTGCCGATGTGCTCACAGTTCCCAGTAGATAACAAGAGTGAGACAGGCCTGCCGATGTGCTCACAGTTCCCAGTAGATAACAAGAGTGAGACAGGCCTGCCGATGTGCTCACAGTTCCCAGTAGATAACAAGAGTGAGACAGGCCTGCCGATGTGGTCACAGTTCCCAGTAGATAACAAGAGTGAGACAGGCCTGCCGATGTGGTCACAGTTCCCAGTAGATAACAAGAGTGAGACAGGCCTGCCGATGTGCTCACAGTTCCCAGTAGATAACTAGAGTGAGACAGGCCTGCCGATGTGGTCACAGTTCCCAGTAGATAACAAGAGTGAGACAGGCCTGCCGATGTGGTCACAGTTCCCAGTAGATAACAAGAGTGAGACAGGCCTGCCGATGTGGTCACAGTTCCCAGTAGATAACAAGAGTGAGACAGGCCTGCCGATGTGGTCACAGTTCCCAGTAGATAACAAGAGTGAGACAGGCCTGCCGATGTGGTCACAGTTCCCAGTAGATAACAAGAGTGAGACAGGCCTGCCGATGTGGTCACAGTTCCCAGTAGATAACAAGAGTGAGACAGGCCTGCCGATGTGGTCACAGTTCCCAGTAGATAACAAGAGTGAGACAGGCCTGCCGATGTGGTCACAGTTCCCAGTAGATAACAAGAGTGAGACAGGCCTGCCGATGTGGTCACAGTTCCCAGTAGATAACAAGAGTGAGACAGGCCTGCCGATGTGGTCACAGTTCCCAGTAGATAACAAGAGTGAGACAGGCCTGCCGATGTGGTCACAGTTCCCAGTAGATAACAAGAGTGAGACAGGCCTGCCGATGTGCTCACAGTTCCCAGTAGATAACAAGAGTGAGACAGGCCTGCCGATGTGCTCACAGTTCCCAGTAGATAACAAGAGTGAGACAGGCCTGCCGATGTGCTCACAGTTCCCAGTAGATAACAAGAGTGAGACAGGCCTGCCGATGTGGTCACAGTTCCCAGTAGATAACAAGAGTGAGACAGGCCTGCCGATGTGGTCACAGTTCCCAGTAGATAACAAGAGTGAGACAGGCCTGCCGATGTGCTCACAGTTCCCAGTAGATAACTAGAGTGAGACAGGCCTGCCGATGTGGTCACAGTTCCCAGTAGATAACAAGAGTGAGACAGGCCTGCCGATGTGGTCACAGTTCCCAGTAGATAACAAGAGTGAGACAGGCCTGCCGATGTGGTCACAGTTCCCAGTAGATAACAAGAGTGAGACAGGCCTGCCGATGTGGTCACAGTTCCCAGTAGATAACAAGAGTGAGACAGGCCTGCCGATGTGGTCACAGTTCCCAGTAGATAACAAGGGTGAGACAGGCCTGCCGATGTGGTCACAGTTCCCAGTAGATAACAAGAGTGAGACAGGCCTGCCGATGTGGTCACAGTTCCCAGTAGATAACAAGAGTGAGACAGGCCTGCCGATGTGGTCACAGTTCCCAGTAGATAACAAGAGTGAGACAGGCCTGCCGATGTGGTCACAGTTCCCAGTAGATAACAAGAGTGAGACAGGCCTGCCGATGTGGTCACAGTTCCCAGTAGATAACAAGAGTGAGACAGGCCTGCCGATGTGGTCACAGTTCCCAGTAGATAACAAGAGTGAGACAGGCCTGCCGATGTGGTCACAGTTCCCAGTAGATAACAAGAGTGAGACAGGCCTGCCGATGTGGTCACAGTTCCCAGTAGATAACAAGAGTGAGACAGGCCTGCCGATGTGGTCACAGTTGCTACACTTGAACCACACATTGATCAATTGGTAAATTGGAAATACAGTGAATTTTTTTGAAGCAGTTTAGTATCTTAAGTCAACGGAACGAACCGCGCACACTTGCTAGAGACTGGGCTGACGCGGCGCCGTGTGCATTGTGCAGGTACTGCTGCGCCGCGGCGCCGCGTGCCGCGCGGCCGGCTCGCGCGCGCTACTACAGCCGCCGCGCGCCcgacgcgcccgccgcgcccgcgctgCACGAGCGCGTCGTCGCCTTCCGCCGCCTGCTCGCCGCCGCGCCCGACGACGTCGCGCTCTGGGAGAGCTTCATAGACTTCCAGGTGCGTCCCGACGTCACCATGCACCCGCACTACAGCCGCCGCGCCCGACGACGTCGCGCTCTGGGAGAGCTTCATAGACTTCCAGGTGCGTCCCGACGTCACCATGCACCCGCACTACAGCCGCCGCGCCCGACGACGTCGCGCTCTGGGAGAGCTTCATAGACTTCCAGGTGCGTCCCGACGTCACGCCCGCCGCGAGCCCTCGGCGTGTGTAACTCGCGATCGTGTGCAGGACGCGTGCGGCGGCGCGGACGGCGCGCTGGCGGCGGCCGAGGAGGGCGCGGCGCGGCTGCCGCGCGCCCACCGCCTGCGTGCGCGCCTGCTGGCCGCGCTGCGCCGCGCGCTGCCGCCGCACGCCGCGCTCGAGCGTCTGCGCGACATGCTGGCCGCGGAGCGCGCGGCGCCGGCGCGCGTGGAGCTGTGGGAGGCGCTGCTGCGCGCGCTGGCGGCGGCGCCGG
The Maniola hyperantus chromosome 11, iAphHyp1.2, whole genome shotgun sequence DNA segment above includes these coding regions:
- the Mocs1 gene encoding molybdenum cofactor biosynthesis protein 1 isoform X5, which produces MSCCSSLRHLLRGATSRRSGGAWSVLAASERQAHSNVQAPAAALESPLDPLVDLHGRKHDYLRISLTERCNLRCQYCMPAEGVPLSARSALLSRDELLRLARVFAALGVRKLRLTGGEPTLRADLLDVVQGLSELRGVHTVAMTSNGLALTRRLPALQRAGLSALNLSLDSLRAERFERMARRPGLSHVLASLDLALQLGLPSVKINTVLMKGFNDDEICDFVELTKDREVDVRFIEFMPFAGNEWRDSRMVSERAALDAVRRRHPQLRAAAPAPCRTATMWQVPGYRGRVGFISSMSVPFCGSCNRLRLTADGNLKVCLFGAAETNMRDALRGGADTGELVELVRGALRRKHKQHAAAPQRVFARGLCSRAALTHVDAEGQARMVDVGDKPATRRSAEAECFVRVSARVVRLLRAARLPKGDALTVAQVAGLAGAKRAADLLPLCHPLPLEHARVRLELPRGDGGGRVRVACECAARARTGVEMEALTGCAVAALALYDMCKAVDKAMVVEGLRVVRKAGGASDWPPPRAEPLAVRAHDTSPLRPDETYAPTDVVHF
- the Mocs1 gene encoding molybdenum cofactor biosynthesis protein 1 isoform X4, which translates into the protein MSCCSSLRHLLRGATSRRSGGAWSVLAASERQAHSNNVQAPAAALESPLDPLVDLHGRKHDYLRISLTERCNLRCQYCMPAEGVPLSARSALLSRDELLRLARVFAALGVRKLRLTGGEPTLRADLLDVVQGLSELRGVHTVAMTSNGLALTRRLPALQRAGLSALNLSLDSLRAERFERMARRPGLSHVLASLDLALQLGLPSVKINTVLMKGFNDDEICDFVELTKDREVDVRFIEFMPFAGNEWRDSRMVSERAALDAVRRRHPQLRAAAPAPCRTATMWQVPGYRGRVGFISSMSVPFCGSCNRLRLTADGNLKVCLFGAAETNMRDALRGGADTGELVELVRGALRRKHKQHAAAPQRVFARGLCSRAALTHVDAEGQARMVDVGDKPATRRSAEAECFVRVSARVVRLLRAARLPKGDALTVAQVAGLAGAKRAADLLPLCHPLPLEHARVRLELPRGDGGGRVRVACECAARARTGVEMEALTGCAVAALALYDMCKAVDKAMVVEGLRVVRKAGGASDWPPPRAEPLAVRAHDTSPLRPDETYAPTDVVHF
- the Mocs1 gene encoding molybdenum cofactor biosynthesis protein 1 isoform X3 produces the protein MVALYCSVTCEHLMSCCSSLRHLLRGATSRRSGGAWSVLAASERQAHSNNVQAPAAALESPLDPLVDLHGRKHDYLRISLTERCNLRCQYCMPAEGVPLSARSALLSRDELLRLARVFAALGVRKLRLTGGEPTLRADLLDVVQGLSELRGVHTVAMTSNGLALTRRLPALQRAGLSALNLSLDSLRAERFERMARRPGLSHVLASLDLALQLGLPSVKINTVLMKGFNDDEICDFVELTKDREVDVRFIEFMPFAGNEWRDSRMVSERAALDAVRRRHPQLRAAAPAPCRTATMWQVPGYRGRVGFISSMSVPFCGSCNRLRLTADGNLKVCLFGAAETNMRDALRGGADTGELVELVRGALRRKHKQHAAAPQRVFARGLCSRAALTHVDAEGQARMVDVGDKPATRRSAEAECFVRVSARVVRLLRAARLPKGDALTVAQVAGLAGAKRAADLLPLCHPLPLEHARVRLELPRGDGGGRVRVACECAARARTGVEMEALTGCAVAALALYDMCKAVDKAMVVEGLRVVRKAGGASDWPPPRAEPLAVRAHDTSPLRPDETYAPTDVVHF
- the Mocs1 gene encoding molybdenum cofactor biosynthesis protein 1 isoform X7, with protein sequence MPAEGVPLSARSALLSRDELLRLARVFAALGVRKLRLTGGEPTLRADLLDVVQGLSELRGVHTVAMTSNGLALTRRLPALQRAGLSALNLSLDSLRAERFERMARRPGLSHVLASLDLALQLGLPSVKINTVLMKGFNDDEICDFVELTKDREVDVRFIEFMPFAGNEWRDSRMVSERAALDAVRRRHPQLRAAAPAPCRTATMWQVPGYRGRVGFISSMSVPFCGSCNRLRLTADGNLKVCLFGAAETNMRDALRGGADTGELVELVRGALRRKHKQHAAAPQRVFARGLCSRAALTHVDAEGQARMVDVGDKPATRRSAEAECFVRVSARVVRLLRAARLPKGDALTVAQVAGLAGAKRAADLLPLCHPLPLEHARVRLELPRGDGGGRVRVACECAARARTGVEMEALTGCAVAALALYDMCKAVDKAMVVEGLRVVRKAGGASDWPPPRAEPLAVRAHDTSPLRPDETYAPTDVVHF
- the Mocs1 gene encoding molybdenum cofactor biosynthesis protein 1 isoform X6 produces the protein MENEHHCGVTRTRTSRLRVEHGMSCCSSLRHLLRGATSRRSGGAWSVLAASERQAHSNNVQAPAAALESPLDPLVDLHGRKHDYLRISLTERCNLRCQYCMPAEGVPLSARSALLSRDELLRLARVFAALGVRKLRLTGGEPTLRADLLDVVQGLSELRGVHTVAMTSNGLALTRRLPALQRAGLSALNLSLDSLRAERFERMARRPGLSHVLASLDLALQLGLPSVKINTVLMKGFNDDEICDFVELTKDREVDVRFIEFMPFAGNEWRDSRMVSERAALDAVRRRHPQLRAAAPAPCRTATVCLFGAAETNMRDALRGGADTGELVELVRGALRRKHKQHAAAPQRVFARGLCSRAALTHVDAEGQARMVDVGDKPATRRSAEAECFVRVSARVVRLLRAARLPKGDALTVAQVAGLAGAKRAADLLPLCHPLPLEHARVRLELPRGDGGGRVRVACECAARARTGVEMEALTGCAVAALALYDMCKAVDKAMVVEGLRVVRKAGGASDWPPPRAEPLAVRAHDTSPLRPDETYAPTDVVHF
- the Mocs1 gene encoding molybdenum cofactor biosynthesis protein 1 isoform X1; its protein translation is MENEHHCGVTRTRTSRLRVEHGMSCCSSLRHLLRGATSRRSGGAWSVLAASERQAHSNNVQAPAAALESPLDPLVDLHGRKHDYLRISLTERCNLRCQYCMPAEGVPLSARSALLSRDELLRLARVFAALGVRKLRLTGGEPTLRADLLDVVQGLSELRGVHTVAMTSNGLALTRRLPALQRAGLSALNLSLDSLRAERFERMARRPGLSHVLASLDLALQLGLPSVKINTVLMKGFNDDEICDFVELTKDREVDVRFIEFMPFAGNEWRDSRMVSERAALDAVRRRHPQLRAAAPAPCRTATMWQVPGYRGRVGFISSMSVPFCGSCNRLRLTADGNLKVCLFGAAETNMRDALRGGADTGELVELVRGALRRKHKQHAAAPQRVFARGLCSRAALTHVDAEGQARMVDVGDKPATRRSAEAECFVRVSARVVRLLRAARLPKGDALTVAQVAGLAGAKRAADLLPLCHPLPLEHARVRLELPRGDGGGRVRVACECAARARTGVEMEALTGCAVAALALYDMCKAVDKAMVVEGLRVVRKAGGASDWPPPRAEPLAVRAHDTSPLRPDETYAPTDVVHF